From one Catellatospora sp. IY07-71 genomic stretch:
- the acnA gene encoding aconitate hydratase AcnA, translated as MKEYDVASLDTFGAKSELRVGDASYEIFQINKVEGHERLPFSLKILLENLLRTEDGANITADHIRALGGWDPAAEPSVEIQFTPARVLMQDFTGVPCVVDLATMREAVRDLGGDASKVNPLAPAELVIDHSVIADVFGRQDAFERNVEIEYGRNQERYQFLRWGQTAFNEFKVVPPGTGIVHQVNIEHLARVIMPRGGQAYPDTVVGTDSHTTMVNGLGVLGWGVGGIEAEAAMLGQPVSMLIPKVVGFKLFGELPSGTTATDLVLTITQMLRKHGVVGKFVEFYGSGVTAVPLANRATIGNMSPEFGSTCAIFPIDAETIAYLELTGRSADQIALVEAYAKEQGLWHDPSVEPAYSEYLELDLSTVVPSIAGPKRPQDRVELTDAKTAFRAALPDYVDEDDIDEAGKESFPASDAPAHTVTRASKPTPVTAADGTVYHLDHGAVVIASITSCTNTSNPQVMLGAALLAKKAVERGLRAKPWVKTTLAPGSKVVMDYYAKAGLVPYLEKLGFHLVGYGCVTCIGNSGPLPEEISAAVNASDLAVVSVLSGNRNFEGRINPDVKMNYLASPPLVVAYAIAGSMDVDLVHDPLGTDADGKPVYLADIWPTPAEVQETINQAISAEMFTKDYADVFAGDERWQGLPTPTGDTFAWAGDSTYVRKPPYFEGMAAQPSPVSDIAGARVLAKLGDSVTTDHISPAGSIKADSPAGKYLAEHGVERKDFNSYGSRRGNHEVMIRGTFANIRLRNQIAPGTEGGFTRDFTVADAPVTTIYDASVNYQAAGVPLVILSGKEYGSGSSRDWAAKGTALLGVKAVIAESYERIHRSNLIGMGVLPLQYPAGHTADSLGLTGTETFTITGVEALNAGTTPKTVQVTTDTGVSFDAVVRIDTPGEADYYRHGGILQYVLRKMLES; from the coding sequence GTGAAGGAGTACGACGTGGCGAGCCTCGACACGTTCGGTGCGAAGAGCGAGCTGCGCGTCGGAGACGCCAGCTACGAGATCTTCCAGATCAACAAGGTGGAGGGCCACGAGCGGCTGCCCTTCAGCCTGAAGATCCTGCTGGAGAACCTGCTCCGCACCGAGGACGGCGCCAACATCACCGCCGATCACATCCGCGCGCTGGGCGGCTGGGACCCGGCCGCCGAGCCGAGCGTGGAGATCCAGTTCACGCCCGCCCGCGTCCTCATGCAGGACTTCACCGGCGTGCCGTGCGTGGTCGACCTGGCCACCATGCGCGAGGCCGTGCGCGACCTGGGCGGCGACGCCTCCAAGGTCAACCCGCTGGCCCCGGCGGAGCTGGTCATCGACCACTCGGTGATCGCCGACGTGTTCGGCCGCCAGGACGCGTTCGAGCGCAACGTCGAGATCGAGTACGGCCGCAACCAGGAGCGCTACCAGTTCCTGCGCTGGGGCCAGACGGCGTTCAACGAGTTCAAGGTCGTGCCCCCGGGCACCGGCATCGTGCACCAGGTGAACATCGAGCACCTGGCCCGCGTGATCATGCCGCGCGGCGGCCAGGCGTACCCGGACACCGTGGTCGGCACCGACTCGCACACCACCATGGTCAACGGCCTGGGCGTGCTGGGCTGGGGCGTGGGTGGCATCGAGGCCGAGGCCGCGATGCTGGGCCAGCCGGTCAGCATGCTGATCCCCAAGGTGGTCGGCTTCAAGCTGTTCGGCGAGCTGCCCTCGGGCACCACCGCGACCGACCTGGTGCTGACCATCACGCAGATGCTGCGCAAGCACGGCGTGGTCGGCAAGTTCGTCGAGTTCTACGGCTCCGGCGTGACCGCGGTGCCGCTGGCCAACCGGGCCACCATCGGCAACATGAGCCCCGAGTTCGGCTCCACCTGCGCGATCTTCCCGATCGACGCGGAGACCATCGCCTACCTGGAGCTCACCGGCCGCAGCGCCGACCAGATCGCGCTGGTCGAGGCCTACGCCAAGGAGCAGGGCCTGTGGCACGACCCGTCGGTCGAGCCGGCCTACTCGGAGTACCTGGAGCTGGACCTGTCGACGGTGGTGCCGAGCATCGCCGGCCCGAAGCGCCCGCAGGACCGGGTCGAGCTGACCGACGCCAAGACCGCGTTCCGCGCCGCGCTGCCGGACTACGTCGACGAGGACGACATCGACGAGGCGGGCAAGGAGAGCTTCCCGGCGTCCGACGCCCCGGCGCACACGGTGACCCGGGCCAGCAAGCCGACCCCGGTGACCGCCGCCGACGGCACGGTCTACCACCTCGACCACGGCGCGGTCGTGATCGCGTCCATCACCTCCTGCACCAACACGTCGAACCCGCAGGTCATGCTGGGTGCGGCGCTGCTGGCGAAGAAGGCGGTCGAGCGGGGCCTGCGCGCCAAGCCGTGGGTGAAGACCACGCTGGCCCCCGGCTCCAAGGTCGTCATGGACTACTACGCCAAGGCCGGCCTCGTGCCGTACCTGGAGAAGCTCGGCTTCCACCTGGTCGGCTACGGCTGCGTGACCTGCATCGGCAACTCCGGCCCGCTGCCGGAGGAGATCAGCGCCGCGGTCAACGCGTCCGACCTCGCCGTGGTGTCGGTGCTGTCCGGCAACCGCAACTTCGAGGGCCGGATCAACCCGGACGTCAAGATGAACTACCTGGCGTCCCCGCCGCTGGTCGTCGCGTACGCGATCGCGGGCAGCATGGACGTCGACCTGGTCCACGACCCGCTGGGCACGGACGCCGACGGCAAGCCGGTGTACCTGGCCGACATCTGGCCGACCCCGGCTGAGGTGCAGGAGACCATCAACCAGGCGATCTCGGCGGAGATGTTCACCAAGGACTACGCCGACGTCTTCGCCGGCGACGAGCGCTGGCAGGGCCTGCCCACGCCGACCGGTGACACGTTCGCCTGGGCCGGTGACTCGACGTACGTGCGCAAGCCTCCGTACTTCGAGGGCATGGCGGCGCAGCCGTCGCCGGTGAGCGACATCGCCGGAGCGCGGGTGCTCGCCAAGCTCGGCGACTCCGTCACCACCGACCACATCTCGCCCGCCGGTTCCATCAAGGCGGACTCCCCGGCCGGCAAGTACCTGGCCGAGCACGGGGTGGAGCGCAAGGACTTCAACTCGTACGGCTCCCGCCGGGGCAACCACGAGGTGATGATCCGGGGCACCTTCGCCAACATCCGCCTGCGCAACCAGATCGCGCCCGGCACCGAGGGCGGCTTCACCCGCGACTTCACCGTCGCGGACGCCCCGGTGACGACGATCTACGACGCCAGCGTGAACTACCAGGCCGCGGGCGTGCCGCTGGTGATCCTGTCCGGCAAGGAGTACGGTTCCGGCTCCTCGCGCGACTGGGCCGCCAAGGGCACCGCGCTGCTGGGCGTGAAGGCCGTCATCGCCGAGTCGTACGAGCGCATCCACCGCTCGAACCTCATCGGCATGGGCGTGCTGCCGCTGCAGTACCCGGCCGGCCACACCGCCGACTCGCTCGGCCTGACCGGCACCGAGACCTTCACCATCACCGGCGTGGAGGCCCTCAACGCGGGCACCACCCCGAAGACGGTCCAGGTCACCACCGACACCGGGGTCTCCTTCGACGCGGTCGTCCGCATCGACACCCCCGGCGAGGCGGACTACTACCGCCACGGCGGCATCCTCCAGTACGTCCTCCGCAAGATGCTGGAGAGCTGA
- the ddaH gene encoding dimethylargininase, whose product MSNRTVALVREPGPRLPEGIVTHIGRSEVDLSLARAQHMAYADALASAGWEVYPAPSADDCPDAVFVEDAVVVCEDLAVLTHPGAPERRPEIAGAETAVRELGLRVAHITGPGTLDGGDVLQVGSTVYVGRGGRTNGEGIRQLRELLAPLGRTVIAVPLGEVLHLKSAVTALPDGTFLALPHLVPVELFPAVRPVQEEGGCHVVPLGGDRVLLAASAPRTAELLADLGFTPVVVDIGEFEKLEGCVTCLSVLIRR is encoded by the coding sequence ATGAGCAACCGCACCGTCGCGCTGGTCCGCGAACCCGGCCCGCGCCTGCCCGAGGGCATCGTCACCCACATCGGCCGCAGCGAGGTCGACCTCTCCCTGGCCCGCGCCCAGCACATGGCGTACGCCGACGCGCTGGCCTCGGCCGGGTGGGAGGTCTATCCCGCGCCGTCGGCCGACGACTGCCCCGACGCCGTCTTCGTCGAGGACGCCGTGGTGGTCTGCGAGGACCTGGCCGTGCTGACCCACCCCGGCGCGCCCGAGCGCCGCCCCGAGATCGCTGGCGCCGAGACCGCCGTGCGCGAGCTGGGCCTGCGCGTCGCGCACATCACCGGCCCCGGCACCCTCGACGGCGGCGACGTGCTGCAGGTCGGCTCGACCGTCTACGTCGGACGCGGCGGGCGCACCAACGGCGAGGGCATCCGCCAGCTGCGCGAGCTGCTCGCCCCGCTGGGCCGCACCGTGATCGCGGTGCCGCTGGGCGAGGTGCTGCACCTGAAGTCGGCGGTCACCGCACTGCCCGACGGCACCTTCCTGGCCCTGCCGCACCTGGTGCCGGTGGAGCTGTTCCCCGCGGTGCGGCCGGTGCAGGAGGAGGGCGGCTGCCACGTGGTGCCGCTCGGCGGCGACCGGGTGCTGCTGGCCGCGTCCGCGCCGCGCACCGCCGAGCTGCTGGCAGACCTGGGCTTCACGCCGGTGGTGGTGGACATCGGCGAGTTCGAGAAGCTCGAAGGCTGCGTGACCTGCCTGAGCGTCCTGATCCGCCGTTAG
- a CDS encoding TetR/AcrR family transcriptional regulator — protein sequence MPRVSQDQLDARRHEILAAARACFARYGYEGATVRRLEQATGLSRGAIFHHFRDKDSLFLAVAEDDAVEMAATVAANGLVQVMRDLLAHAADPDAAGWLGTQLEVARRLRTDPAFAQRWAQHSEAIDTATRERLKRQASAGVLREDVPLDVLTHFLELAYDGLVKRLAMGGSADDFGPVLDLIEETVRRR from the coding sequence GTGCCCAGGGTGAGTCAGGACCAGCTCGACGCGCGCCGCCACGAGATCCTCGCCGCGGCCCGAGCCTGCTTCGCCCGCTACGGCTACGAGGGCGCCACCGTGCGCCGGCTGGAGCAGGCCACCGGCCTGTCCCGCGGCGCCATCTTCCACCACTTCCGGGACAAGGACTCGCTGTTCCTGGCCGTGGCCGAGGACGACGCGGTCGAGATGGCCGCCACCGTCGCCGCCAACGGCCTGGTGCAGGTGATGCGGGACCTGCTCGCGCACGCCGCCGACCCGGACGCGGCGGGCTGGCTCGGCACCCAGCTGGAGGTGGCCCGGCGGCTGCGCACCGACCCGGCGTTCGCGCAGCGCTGGGCGCAGCACTCGGAGGCGATCGACACCGCCACCCGCGAGCGCCTCAAGCGCCAGGCGTCGGCGGGCGTGCTGCGCGAGGACGTGCCGCTGGACGTGCTCACGCACTTCCTGGAGCTGGCGTACGACGGGTTGGTCAAGCGGCTGGCGATGGGCGGCTCGGCCGACGACTTCGGGCCGGTGCTGGACCTGATCGAGGAGACGGTCCGCCGCCGCTGA
- a CDS encoding DUF692 domain-containing protein: MTPLADRGVGIGWRPEIAGFVAGLPGLRFVEVIAESLPHSGELPDSLAALRGAGVAVVPHGVKLSLGGAEPVDPHRVEHLAQAARATGAPLVSEHIAYVRAGGVEAGHLLPLPRSREAVDAVVANVRRTTAELDVPLALEPIAALFDWPDDELTEAQFLTEILERTGAGLLLDVANVYANARNRGEDPLDLLDRLPLERVAYVHVAGGRVRDGRYHDTHTDPVPGEVLDLLAALCERQRPPAVLLERDGSYPPAAALRAELDALAGATGYPAIT, translated from the coding sequence ATGACCCCCTTGGCGGACCGGGGCGTCGGCATCGGCTGGCGCCCCGAGATCGCCGGGTTCGTCGCCGGGCTGCCCGGCCTGCGCTTCGTCGAGGTGATCGCCGAGTCGCTGCCGCACTCCGGCGAGCTGCCCGACTCCCTGGCCGCGCTGCGGGGCGCGGGCGTCGCGGTGGTGCCGCACGGGGTGAAGCTGTCCCTCGGCGGCGCGGAGCCGGTCGACCCGCACCGTGTCGAGCACCTCGCCCAGGCCGCCCGCGCCACCGGCGCCCCCCTGGTCAGCGAGCACATCGCGTACGTGCGCGCGGGCGGCGTCGAGGCCGGGCACCTGCTGCCCCTGCCGCGCAGCCGGGAGGCCGTCGACGCGGTCGTCGCCAACGTGCGGCGCACGACCGCCGAGCTGGACGTGCCGCTGGCGCTCGAGCCGATCGCGGCGCTGTTCGACTGGCCGGACGACGAGCTGACCGAGGCCCAGTTCCTCACCGAGATCCTCGAGCGGACCGGCGCCGGGCTGCTGCTCGACGTCGCCAACGTGTACGCCAACGCGCGCAACCGGGGCGAGGACCCGCTCGACCTGCTGGACCGGCTGCCGCTGGAGCGGGTGGCGTACGTGCACGTCGCGGGCGGCCGGGTGCGCGACGGCCGCTACCACGACACGCACACCGACCCGGTGCCCGGAGAGGTGCTGGACCTGCTCGCGGCGCTGTGCGAGCGGCAGCGGCCGCCCGCGGTGCTGCTGGAGCGGGACGGTTCCTACCCGCCCGCCGCCGCGCTGCGCGCCGAACTGGACGCGCTGGCCGGCGCGACCGGATACCCGGCGATCACATGA
- a CDS encoding HAD family hydrolase, whose translation MPLLLLDLDNTLVDRAGAFRMWGARFLSEISAPTYDIDWLVDADADGLTSRWDLADAIRDRYRLRNSVIDLVEELHEGQIECTRLDPMVGAALRIAADAGWVPVIVTNGETRQQEAKIRRTGLDRFVADWVVSQEVDCRKPNPRIFEIAAERARMRLRGAWMIGDSPEADIGGATTIGIPSVWIHRGRQWSERRFGPTRIAEGAIQAVAAVLAADPPHRMMR comes from the coding sequence GTGCCTTTGTTGCTGTTGGACCTCGACAACACACTGGTCGACCGCGCAGGCGCCTTCCGGATGTGGGGTGCTCGGTTCCTGTCCGAGATCAGCGCCCCGACGTACGACATCGACTGGCTGGTGGACGCCGACGCGGACGGTCTCACGTCGCGCTGGGATCTGGCCGACGCGATCCGCGACCGCTACCGACTGCGCAACTCCGTGATCGACCTGGTCGAGGAGTTGCACGAGGGGCAGATCGAGTGCACGCGGCTGGACCCGATGGTCGGTGCGGCGCTGCGCATCGCCGCCGACGCCGGCTGGGTGCCGGTGATCGTCACGAACGGCGAGACCCGCCAGCAGGAGGCGAAGATCCGGCGTACCGGCCTGGACCGCTTCGTCGCCGACTGGGTGGTCTCGCAGGAGGTCGACTGCCGCAAGCCCAACCCGCGCATCTTCGAGATCGCCGCGGAACGGGCCCGGATGCGGCTGCGCGGGGCCTGGATGATCGGTGACAGCCCCGAGGCCGACATCGGCGGCGCGACCACCATCGGCATACCCAGCGTGTGGATACACCGGGGCCGCCAGTGGTCTGAACGCCGGTTCGGCCCCACCCGCATCGCCGAGGGCGCCATCCAGGCCGTGGCCGCCGTGCTGGCCGCCGATCCACCCCACCGCATGATGCGCTGA
- a CDS encoding serine protein kinase RIO, translated as MREHDFPRAGRGNRRNRFDDDELTFEKSYAEEIEWDETPDKPEFGDRWSTWDLSTPTERGPAPHPDWLVTELAAVDVERGVLKTGKEADVFLLHRHIPGTQRGCLLAAKRYRSHDHRMFHRDAGYLEGRRVRESRVNRAMASRSSFGKEAIAGTWAAAEFGALVRLWEIAQQLDVAPFTPYPVQILGTEVLQEFIGAPDGTAAPRLAQVRTDDAGLADLWQQLVLGLTVLARAGYAHGDLSPYNILVHEGRLVIIDLPQIVDVVANPQGKRFLARDVHNVATWFTARGLTGLDEQALTAELLAEAGVR; from the coding sequence GTGCGAGAGCACGACTTTCCGCGCGCCGGTCGCGGTAACCGCCGGAACCGTTTCGACGACGACGAACTGACCTTCGAGAAGTCGTACGCCGAAGAGATCGAATGGGACGAGACTCCCGACAAGCCTGAATTCGGCGACCGCTGGTCCACCTGGGATCTGTCGACCCCGACCGAGCGCGGGCCCGCGCCGCACCCCGACTGGCTCGTCACCGAGCTGGCCGCGGTGGACGTCGAACGCGGCGTGCTGAAGACCGGCAAGGAGGCCGACGTCTTCCTGCTGCACCGGCACATCCCCGGCACGCAGCGGGGCTGCCTGCTGGCGGCCAAGCGCTACCGCAGCCACGACCACCGCATGTTCCACCGTGACGCGGGTTATCTCGAGGGCCGCCGGGTCCGCGAGTCCCGGGTCAACCGGGCCATGGCCAGCCGCAGCTCGTTCGGCAAGGAGGCCATCGCCGGGACCTGGGCGGCGGCCGAGTTCGGCGCGCTGGTCCGGCTGTGGGAGATCGCCCAGCAGCTCGACGTCGCGCCGTTCACGCCGTACCCGGTGCAGATCCTGGGCACCGAGGTGCTGCAGGAGTTCATCGGCGCGCCCGACGGCACCGCCGCGCCGCGGCTGGCGCAGGTGCGCACCGACGACGCCGGGCTGGCCGACCTGTGGCAGCAGCTGGTGCTGGGGCTGACCGTGCTGGCCCGCGCCGGGTACGCGCACGGGGACCTGTCGCCGTACAACATCCTGGTCCACGAGGGGCGGCTGGTCATCATCGACCTGCCGCAGATCGTGGACGTGGTGGCCAACCCGCAGGGCAAGCGTTTCCTGGCCCGCGACGTGCACAACGTCGCGACCTGGTTCACCGCCCGCGGCCTGACCGGCCTCGACGAGCAGGCCCTCACGGCCGAACTCCTCGCCGAGGCGGGCGTCCGCTGA
- a CDS encoding DUF2637 domain-containing protein — MDLGQLTATWVPTWVMVLVVSVLTASLLIGVPLARSAGMRRGRRLAHPEAYGTRKERAKDTSLFLAALIPTLLVWLAVMGVSFIGLTGFAADVMGWDHWTNVLVPLSLDGISISFGAWAFVAVKRGRHPGRAYKIVLAAATVSATLNFVHGRDKWSIWAGLYLAFLSFAGMAMFHELLDQFMASYDDEVALKTRYPRFGQRWLYAPLSTFAARRAWIVYPPAEGTRPTVRNALAHREDVREAKRQRRLHGALLVREEQQAKLVEVHAKAEVRRARTASWRGGQVPGATPLVPHQPMSHQAATHPNGSPAHGLHQNGVHQNGSHQPGQHLVAPSQELPQTVPYQPTPAEPPQPQEPAIRAPQVPERDERGTILDPALRGQLESVWSAPGGGREPMGHRPLSDTSEITSRGMLNHIQEPVQRMIAEVLARGEEITPAHVREWAAREYGRTPSENWARNQIKAARQRDTIGVDADLR; from the coding sequence GTGGATCTGGGGCAGTTGACCGCGACCTGGGTGCCCACCTGGGTGATGGTGCTGGTGGTGTCGGTGCTGACCGCGTCACTGCTGATCGGCGTGCCGCTGGCCCGGTCGGCGGGCATGCGGCGGGGCAGGCGGCTGGCCCATCCGGAGGCGTACGGCACGCGCAAGGAGCGGGCCAAGGACACCAGCCTGTTCCTCGCCGCGCTCATCCCGACCCTGCTGGTCTGGCTCGCCGTGATGGGCGTGTCCTTCATCGGCCTCACCGGCTTCGCCGCCGACGTCATGGGCTGGGACCACTGGACCAACGTGCTGGTGCCGCTGAGCCTGGACGGCATCAGCATCTCCTTCGGCGCCTGGGCGTTCGTGGCGGTCAAGCGCGGCCGCCACCCCGGCCGGGCGTACAAGATCGTGCTCGCCGCGGCGACCGTGTCGGCCACCCTGAACTTCGTGCACGGCCGGGACAAGTGGTCCATCTGGGCCGGCCTCTACCTCGCCTTCCTTTCCTTCGCGGGCATGGCGATGTTCCACGAGCTGCTGGACCAGTTCATGGCCAGCTACGACGACGAGGTGGCGCTGAAGACCCGCTACCCGCGTTTCGGCCAGCGCTGGCTGTACGCGCCGCTGTCCACCTTCGCGGCCCGCCGCGCCTGGATCGTGTACCCGCCCGCCGAGGGCACCCGCCCGACCGTGCGCAACGCGCTCGCCCACCGCGAGGACGTGCGTGAGGCCAAGCGCCAGCGCCGCCTGCACGGTGCGCTGCTGGTGCGCGAGGAGCAGCAGGCCAAGCTGGTCGAGGTGCACGCGAAGGCGGAGGTGCGCCGGGCCCGTACGGCGAGCTGGCGCGGGGGACAGGTGCCGGGCGCCACGCCGCTGGTGCCGCACCAGCCCATGTCGCACCAGGCCGCCACGCACCCGAACGGATCACCCGCGCACGGCCTCCACCAGAACGGAGTCCACCAGAACGGGTCCCACCAGCCGGGGCAGCACCTCGTCGCGCCGTCGCAGGAGCTGCCCCAGACGGTGCCGTACCAGCCGACCCCGGCCGAGCCGCCCCAGCCGCAGGAACCGGCCATCCGGGCACCGCAGGTGCCCGAGCGCGATGAGCGCGGCACGATCCTGGACCCCGCGCTGCGGGGTCAGCTCGAGTCCGTGTGGAGCGCCCCGGGCGGCGGCCGGGAGCCGATGGGCCACCGGCCGCTGTCCGACACCAGCGAGATCACCTCGCGCGGCATGCTCAACCACATCCAGGAGCCGGTCCAGCGGATGATCGCGGAGGTGCTCGCCCGCGGCGAGGAGATCACTCCGGCCCACGTGCGGGAGTGGGCGGCCAGGGAGTACGGCCGGACCCCGTCCGAGAACTGGGCCAGGAACCAGATCAAGGCTGCACGGCAGCGTGACACCATCGGGGTCGACGCCGATCTGAGGTAA
- a CDS encoding TIGR04222 domain-containing membrane protein, whose translation MADTWGIPGPTFLALYAATAAVVLVATLVLRSRAFAGPERVRIDQLTPQHTAYLTGGPARAVYASLAFLRQHGVLESESSGRLRRTGGLPPGASPLDAAVLHAAGNGVRSADLRTDHSVASALHTISADLERNGLAVSAETIARARRGPLLLLALAALGVVRVIAGLANDRPVGFLVPLTIAVAVFGLILVSRRPVRTRATDRALADTRRHYAHLSPRMKPAFSTYGPAQTALAVGLFGAAVLWAADPAFAGESAIPEEREDHGASGGWADGGSSGGDGGGGGDSGGSSCGGGSSCGGGGCGGGCGG comes from the coding sequence ATGGCGGACACCTGGGGCATCCCCGGCCCCACGTTCCTGGCGCTGTACGCCGCCACCGCGGCCGTCGTGCTGGTCGCCACGCTGGTCCTGCGCTCCCGGGCGTTCGCGGGGCCGGAGCGGGTGCGCATCGACCAGCTGACCCCGCAGCACACCGCGTACCTCACCGGCGGTCCCGCGCGCGCCGTCTACGCCTCGCTGGCCTTCCTGCGCCAGCACGGCGTGCTGGAGAGCGAGAGCTCGGGCCGGCTGCGCCGCACCGGCGGGCTGCCGCCCGGCGCGAGCCCGCTCGACGCGGCCGTGCTGCACGCGGCGGGCAACGGCGTACGCTCCGCCGACCTGCGCACCGACCACAGCGTCGCGTCGGCCCTGCACACCATCAGCGCCGACCTGGAGCGCAATGGGCTCGCGGTCAGCGCGGAGACGATCGCCCGCGCCCGCCGGGGGCCGCTGCTGCTGCTCGCGCTCGCCGCGCTGGGCGTGGTCCGGGTCATCGCGGGCCTGGCCAACGACCGCCCGGTCGGCTTCCTGGTGCCGCTCACCATCGCGGTCGCCGTGTTCGGCCTGATCCTGGTCTCCCGGCGCCCGGTGCGCACCCGCGCCACCGACCGTGCCCTGGCTGACACCCGCCGGCACTACGCCCACCTGAGCCCGCGCATGAAGCCGGCGTTCTCGACGTACGGCCCGGCGCAGACCGCCCTGGCGGTCGGCCTGTTCGGCGCGGCGGTGCTGTGGGCCGCCGACCCTGCCTTCGCGGGCGAATCCGCCATCCCGGAGGAGCGGGAGGACCACGGCGCGAGCGGCGGGTGGGCCGACGGCGGCTCGTCCGGCGGGGACGGCGGTGGCGGCGGCGACAGCGGCGGCTCGTCCTGCGGCGGCGGCAGCAGCTGCGGAGGCGGCGGCTGCGGAGGCGGGTGCGGGGGATGA
- a CDS encoding pirin family protein, translated as MSNVEAAPVETPCGHEQVPDGPTHELMPGREVVLGGPRGMAVSRTLPHKERRMVGAWCFVDQYGPADHDMRVAPHPHTGLQTVSWLVAGEILHRDSVGSVALIRPGQLNLMTAGHGIAHSEESPADRSGPLHGVQLWVALPEHARAVAPAFAHHADLPVLTRPGATVTVLMGELDGAESPATAYTPIVGAEAALAADATLTLPLRPDFEYAALVLDGAAHVDGVPLTPGTLLYLGRERTTLDLTTLATTARVLLLGGEPFEEEIVMWWNFVGRSHDDIAAAREQWTAADARFGEVHGYDGAPLPAPVLPNAQLKPRGRRR; from the coding sequence ATGAGCAACGTTGAGGCGGCGCCGGTCGAGACGCCGTGCGGGCACGAGCAGGTGCCGGACGGGCCGACGCACGAGCTGATGCCGGGGCGCGAGGTGGTGCTCGGCGGCCCACGCGGGATGGCGGTCAGCCGGACGCTGCCGCACAAGGAGCGGCGCATGGTCGGCGCCTGGTGCTTCGTCGACCAGTACGGCCCGGCCGACCACGACATGCGCGTCGCGCCCCACCCGCACACCGGCCTGCAGACCGTCAGCTGGCTCGTCGCGGGGGAGATCCTGCACCGCGACAGCGTCGGCAGCGTGGCGCTGATCCGTCCCGGGCAGCTCAACCTGATGACCGCCGGGCACGGCATCGCGCATTCCGAGGAGTCCCCGGCCGACCGGAGCGGCCCGCTGCACGGGGTGCAGCTGTGGGTCGCGCTGCCCGAGCACGCCCGCGCGGTCGCGCCCGCGTTCGCGCACCACGCGGACCTGCCGGTGCTGACCCGGCCGGGGGCGACGGTCACCGTGCTGATGGGCGAGCTGGACGGTGCCGAGTCGCCGGCGACGGCGTACACCCCCATCGTCGGCGCGGAGGCCGCGCTGGCCGCGGACGCCACCCTCACGCTGCCGCTGCGGCCCGATTTCGAGTACGCGGCCCTCGTGCTGGACGGCGCCGCCCACGTCGACGGCGTGCCACTCACCCCGGGCACCCTGCTCTACCTAGGCCGCGAGCGCACCACGCTGGATCTCACCACCCTGGCGACGACGGCCCGGGTGCTGCTGCTCGGCGGGGAGCCGTTCGAGGAGGAGATCGTGATGTGGTGGAACTTCGTCGGCCGTAGCCACGACGACATCGCCGCCGCACGCGAGCAGTGGACCGCGGCGGACGCGCGTTTCGGCGAGGTCCACGGCTACGACGGGGCGCCGCTGCCCGCCCCCGTCCTCCCGAACGCCCAGCTCAAGCCCCGCGGCCGCCGCCGCTGA